A stretch of Henckelia pumila isolate YLH828 chromosome 4, ASM3356847v2, whole genome shotgun sequence DNA encodes these proteins:
- the LOC140866190 gene encoding transcription factor bHLH36: protein MLPLQPRDELVFGIPSTTHPAGDEVVILHNQIDFPDNINVVKESKRKRSDECNMQKRVLHRENERQRRQEMANLYASLRTLLPLEYVKGKRSVSDHMQEAVNYIKHMQKRIQELKTRREKQYNNFSAPISNDMNCVVVTPGGRDGVVEILMISNFGLSAVLQELQARGLTVVSCLSTKENDQRFLHKIHAEAEVINDDLKHIDLPVMQERLLHLIN, encoded by the exons ATGCTCCCTTTACAACCAAGAGATGAGCTGGTTTTCGGAATCCCTTCCACCACCCACCCTGCAGGTGATGAAGTAGTAATCCTACATAATCAGATCGATTTTCCAGATAATATTAATGTGGTCAAAGAAAGCAAAAGAAAGAGGAGCGATGAATGCAATATGCAGAAGAGGGTTCTGCACAGAGAAAATGAGCGGCAAAGAAGACAAGAAATGGCTAATCTTTATGCCTCTCTTCGTACCCTTCTTCCTCTCGAATATGTTAAG GGGAAGCGCTCAGTGTCAGATCACATGCAGGAGGCTGTGAATTACATCAAACACATGCAGAAGCGTATCCAAGAACTGAAAACGCGACGAGAAAAGCAATATAATAATTTCTCTGCTCCAATTAGTAACGACATGAATTGTGTGGTGGTGACGCCGGGGGGCAGAGATGGGGTAGTGGAGATTCTTATGATCAGCAATTTCGGGCTCTCTGCCGTGCTGCAGGAACTTCAAGCAAGAGGCCTAACTGTTGTTTCTTGTCTTTCCACCAAAGAAAATGATCAGAGGTTTCTTCACAAAATCCACGCCGAGGCCGag GTGATTAATGATGATCTTAAACACATTGACTTGCCTGTTATGCAAGAAAGACTGCTccatttgattaattaa